The genomic DNA TCTTCCACGGTATGAACACCCGGAGTAGTCCACTTGCCGGTAAGCATCATCAATGCGCCGCACATAGCCGGAACGCCTGTGGTGTAGGCGATAGCCTGGCTGCCCAGTTCCTTGTAGCATTCCTGGTGGTCGCAAACGTTGAACAGGTAGTAAGTCTTGGGCTTGCCGTCCTTGGTCCCCTTGAAGATACAGCCGATGTTGGTCTTGCCCACGGTGCGGGGGCCAAGGCTTGCCGGATCCGGAAGGAGAGCCTTCAGGAACTGGATAGGAACGATTTCCTGACCGTTGAACATAATGGGGTCGGTACGGAGCATGCCCACGTCTTCGAGACAGCGCATGTGGTCCAGATAGCTCTGGCCGAAGGTCATGAAGAAGCGGATGCGCTTCACGCCCGGAATGTTCTTGGCGAGGGATTCAATTTCTTCGTGGTGCAAAAGGTACATGTCCTTCTGGCCCACTTCCTTAAAGTTGTATTCGCGCTTGATGCTCATGGCCGGGATTTCTACCCAGTGGCCCTTGCCGTTTGCGTCGGTGTCCCAGTAGCTGCCCGGAGCGGAAACTTCGCGGAGGTTGATTTCTGGGTTGAAGTTGGTGGCGAACTTGTAGCCGTGATCACCGCCGTTGCAATCCAGGATGTCGATTTCTTCGATGGTGTCGAACTGGTGCTTGAGAGCGTAGGCGCAGTATGCCTGGGTAACACCCGGGTCGAAGCCGGAACCGAGGAGTGCGGTGAGACCCTTTTCTTCAAACTTCTTGGCGTATGCCCACTGCCAGCTGTAATCGAAGTAGGCGCTAAAGCCTGCTTCCTTGCAGCGCTTGTCGTAAACCTTGCGCCATTCCGGATCGTCGATGTTTTCCGGTTCGTAGTTGGCGGTATCCATGTAGTTCACGCCGCATTCGAGGCATGCGTCCATGATGGCAAGATCCTGGTAGGGAAGTGCGATGTTCATCACCAGATCAGGCTTGTATT from Fibrobacter sp. includes the following:
- a CDS encoding saccharopine dehydrogenase family protein, producing MARALIIGCGAVATVAIKKCCTVSEVFSEICIASRHRENCEKLAEQIRPNSKTVITTAAVDADKAENVVKLIKEYKPDLVMNIALPYQDLAIMDACLECGVNYMDTANYEPENIDDPEWRKVYDKRCKEAGFSAYFDYSWQWAYAKKFEEKGLTALLGSGFDPGVTQAYCAYALKHQFDTIEEIDILDCNGGDHGYKFATNFNPEINLREVSAPGSYWDTDANGKGHWVEIPAMSIKREYNFKEVGQKDMYLLHHEEIESLAKNIPGVKRIRFFMTFGQSYLDHMRCLEDVGMLRTDPIMFNGQEIVPIQFLKALLPDPASLGPRTVGKTNIGCIFKGTKDGKPKTYYLFNVCDHQECYKELGSQAIAYTTGVPAMCGALMMLTGKWTTPGVHTVEEFDPDPYMDALNKYGLPWQEDFNPTLVD